From the Entomomonas sp. E2T0 genome, one window contains:
- a CDS encoding efflux RND transporter periplasmic adaptor subunit has protein sequence MKKGIKIVVSLLILLGLIYWCYSAFFSTSDEVSYITEPVRVGTIKRTVNTSGEVGAVQLVTVGAQVSGQITKLYVKLGQKVKKGDKIADIDSITQINELNINKARLETYKAQLVSREIALRVAQKKYTREKNLKKHNATSDENLESAEDALASARASVTEMKSQIVQAQIEVNNAETNLGYTKIIAPLDGTIVSTPIEEGQTVNSNQTTPTIVKIADLSKMEIKMQISEGDITKIQPNMEVSYTILSEPNTVYQGKLNRIDPGLISLTKGDYNGSTEANTAVYYYANVIVPNEANKLRIGMTTQNTITIASAEDVLLVPKVALKGQGDNTYVDVLEADGITVSTKKVTIGLSDNINAQVLSGLQGGEQVITMQMTSAEMHNKVMSSVQRM, from the coding sequence ATGAAGAAGGGAATAAAAATAGTCGTTTCTCTCCTAATATTGTTGGGCTTAATTTATTGGTGTTATTCTGCATTTTTTTCTACTTCTGATGAAGTTAGCTACATTACAGAACCTGTTCGTGTGGGCACTATTAAAAGAACTGTTAATACCTCTGGCGAAGTTGGGGCTGTCCAGTTAGTAACAGTAGGTGCTCAAGTTTCAGGCCAAATAACAAAGCTATATGTAAAACTAGGTCAAAAAGTTAAAAAAGGCGATAAAATTGCGGATATTGACTCTATTACACAAATCAACGAATTAAATATTAATAAAGCCAGATTAGAAACCTACAAAGCACAATTAGTATCCAGAGAAATAGCGTTAAGAGTCGCTCAAAAAAAATATACTCGAGAAAAAAACTTAAAAAAACATAATGCCACTTCAGATGAAAATCTTGAATCCGCAGAAGATGCCTTAGCATCAGCTCGAGCAAGTGTAACAGAGATGAAGTCGCAAATTGTGCAAGCACAAATAGAAGTTAATAATGCTGAAACTAATTTGGGATATACCAAAATTATAGCACCATTAGATGGAACTATTGTTTCAACCCCTATCGAAGAAGGTCAAACAGTTAACTCCAATCAAACAACACCAACTATTGTAAAAATAGCTGATTTATCCAAAATGGAAATCAAAATGCAGATTTCTGAAGGAGATATAACAAAAATACAACCAAATATGGAGGTTAGTTATACCATTCTTTCAGAACCTAATACTGTTTATCAAGGAAAACTGAATCGCATAGATCCTGGCTTAATATCCCTCACCAAAGGCGACTATAACGGTTCTACAGAAGCAAACACAGCTGTTTACTATTATGCTAATGTGATTGTACCTAACGAAGCAAATAAATTACGTATAGGCATGACTACTCAAAATACGATTACGATTGCCAGTGCAGAAGATGTTTTACTAGTTCCCAAAGTAGCATTAAAGGGACAAGGTGATAATACTTATGTTGATGTGTTAGAAGCTGATGGAATCACTGTAAGCACTAAAAAGGTAACTATAGGATTATCCGATAATATAAATGCACAAGTACTATCTGGCTTACAAGGAGGTGAGCAAGTCATTACCATGCAAATGACCTCAGCAGAAATGCATAACAAAGTCATGTCTAGTGTACAACGCATGTAG
- the tssI gene encoding type VI secretion system tip protein TssI/VgrG, with amino-acid sequence MFSVANETIYSLQIEGLESSGLQVLSFDGIEGMNAEYAFEVTLVHNHLRFDITQLLSKPAYLSFTADGQQGIHGVIHSVKRGAVGNHYAQFKVILAPRFSHLYKRVNQRRWVEKTVPEIITSILNEHAMQQGDKNGFEFKLKETYAPREFCVQYDENDADFIHRLCEEEGWGITYNFTNTSHQMVFSDAQPFLPSLAEAIHYASDTGFVADHPVLKRFDVGLSSATKTASFRNYNFTNMKIPEGTSEGKLSKKANEAVEPDLESYDYPNPHMDKAKADQLSKIEIERLRASHILAEAYSDVPTLHAGYFFIIEDYPALDTLDTTQPWLVKQILHQARQPQVLEAWGGESSANTTTLEALYNTLQKYFRHPIVEELEFPYEDYRQGYRNCLVATPQAVTYRPARLHRKPQVLGSQTAIVTGAAGEEIYCDEYGRVKVQFHWDREGSYDENSSYWIRVASNWAHDGYGTVVIPRVGMEVMVSFLEGDPDSPVITGAVHNGVNKVPYDLPANKTRSVFKTSSSKGGVGSNELRIEDKAGQEQIFVQAQKDFDQLTKNNHTVQVNNNSHLQVQNEHSETIVKNRYQHQQSEEHHLTQLDRKTQIMMNDHKTVGISEHTTIGTVQTIEAGQEIHLKSGMQTVIDGGLSLTLKAGGQHIVLNPAGIWMTMPVWTGGVPMAGTPATPLLPLNKNKAVESTSSPVAQRQALLKAQPRCEICEQMAAQAKENA; translated from the coding sequence GTGTTTAGTGTAGCTAATGAAACCATCTACTCATTGCAAATAGAAGGGTTAGAGAGTTCTGGTTTGCAAGTATTGAGTTTTGATGGTATTGAAGGAATGAATGCTGAGTATGCCTTTGAAGTTACACTTGTTCATAATCATTTACGATTTGATATAACACAGCTTCTTTCCAAACCAGCTTATCTTTCATTTACAGCAGATGGCCAGCAAGGGATTCATGGTGTTATTCATAGTGTAAAGCGTGGGGCTGTTGGTAATCACTATGCTCAATTCAAAGTAATACTTGCTCCTCGTTTTAGTCATCTTTACAAAAGAGTAAACCAACGTCGTTGGGTTGAAAAAACAGTACCAGAAATTATCACCTCTATTCTCAATGAGCATGCCATGCAACAAGGTGATAAAAATGGTTTTGAATTTAAACTTAAAGAAACTTATGCACCTCGTGAGTTTTGTGTACAGTATGATGAGAATGATGCTGACTTCATTCATCGCTTATGTGAAGAAGAAGGATGGGGTATTACATATAACTTTACCAATACCTCACATCAAATGGTTTTTAGTGATGCTCAACCATTTCTACCCTCACTAGCAGAAGCAATTCATTATGCTAGTGATACAGGTTTTGTAGCAGACCATCCTGTGCTTAAGCGTTTTGATGTAGGATTAAGTAGCGCTACTAAAACAGCGAGTTTTAGAAACTATAATTTTACTAATATGAAAATCCCCGAGGGTACATCAGAAGGGAAACTTAGTAAAAAAGCTAATGAAGCAGTAGAACCAGATCTAGAAAGCTACGATTATCCAAATCCACATATGGATAAAGCCAAAGCTGACCAACTTTCAAAAATAGAGATTGAACGATTAAGAGCAAGTCATATTCTAGCGGAAGCTTACTCTGATGTACCAACGCTGCACGCAGGTTACTTCTTCATAATAGAAGATTATCCAGCATTAGATACTTTAGATACCACACAACCATGGCTAGTTAAACAAATCCTCCATCAGGCAAGACAACCTCAAGTACTAGAAGCATGGGGAGGGGAGAGCTCGGCCAATACAACTACCCTTGAAGCATTATACAATACACTTCAGAAGTATTTTAGACATCCTATTGTTGAAGAGTTAGAGTTCCCTTATGAAGACTATCGACAAGGTTATCGTAATTGTCTAGTTGCTACTCCACAGGCAGTTACTTACCGACCAGCAAGACTACATAGAAAACCTCAAGTATTAGGATCACAAACAGCTATTGTTACAGGTGCTGCAGGTGAGGAGATCTACTGTGATGAGTATGGTCGAGTTAAAGTACAATTTCATTGGGATAGAGAAGGCTCTTATGATGAAAATAGCTCTTATTGGATCAGAGTAGCCAGCAACTGGGCACATGATGGTTATGGTACGGTAGTTATTCCTAGAGTTGGAATGGAGGTAATGGTCAGCTTCTTAGAAGGTGACCCAGATTCCCCTGTAATTACAGGGGCAGTCCATAACGGTGTTAATAAAGTACCTTATGATCTACCAGCCAACAAGACTAGAAGTGTATTTAAAACCAGTTCTTCAAAAGGCGGTGTAGGTTCTAACGAGCTTCGTATTGAAGACAAGGCAGGGCAAGAACAAATATTTGTACAAGCCCAAAAAGATTTTGATCAGCTTACAAAAAATAACCACACTGTGCAGGTCAACAATAACTCACATCTTCAGGTTCAAAATGAACATAGCGAAACGATTGTTAAGAACCGTTACCAGCACCAACAAAGTGAAGAACACCATTTAACTCAGTTAGATCGTAAAACTCAAATAATGATGAACGATCATAAAACAGTAGGGATAAGTGAACATACCACTATTGGTACAGTGCAAACTATTGAAGCGGGGCAAGAAATCCATCTTAAATCAGGTATGCAAACAGTTATTGATGGAGGTTTAAGTTTAACCCTAAAAGCAGGTGGTCAACATATTGTATTAAATCCAGCAGGTATCTGGATGACCATGCCAGTATGGACAGGTGGTGTTCCAATGGCAGGTACGCCAGCAACGCCATTACTGCCTTTAAATAAAAATAAGGCTGTAGAGTCAACTAGTTCACCTGTAGCGCAACGGCAAGCTTTATTGAAAGCTCAACCTCGTTGTGAGATTTGCGAACAAATGGCTGCACAAGCTAAGGAAAATGCATAA
- a CDS encoding DUF4123 domain-containing protein: protein MARYTYALVDGVMRQTAIRELYSKKEPLQTIPLYINTPYKDNYDLGPILVSALDGSNLINEIKQSWTNSATIIHSNEYLQTVADHLKQIITVTDETNSKALFRFADPLITWYWLNSYGQNALPDIMGPINTWQVPVPVAKWQQPAIEWQTFENPQTEPLKIQLDYLNEPQVEALNNAAAFKLKNEIYETCLEIMPNFFENQPESKISQWMELQHKKATEFGVISNRSYAMWYVMAMEFGNDFASKPQGIYQSWLASQPKYKGLPAEVNIQHFFDERTQPSEAVTMEIV, encoded by the coding sequence ATGGCTCGATATACTTATGCACTTGTTGACGGAGTTATGCGACAAACAGCAATACGTGAGTTGTACTCAAAAAAGGAACCATTACAAACCATACCACTGTATATCAATACGCCCTATAAAGACAATTATGATCTTGGTCCAATATTGGTATCAGCGTTAGATGGTTCTAATTTAATTAATGAAATAAAACAAAGTTGGACTAACAGTGCAACCATTATTCATAGCAATGAATATCTACAAACAGTAGCAGATCATCTAAAACAGATAATTACAGTGACAGATGAAACAAATAGCAAAGCCCTATTTAGATTTGCAGACCCACTAATTACTTGGTATTGGCTAAATAGCTATGGGCAAAATGCACTACCAGACATCATGGGGCCTATTAATACATGGCAAGTGCCTGTACCAGTTGCTAAGTGGCAACAACCAGCTATAGAGTGGCAAACTTTTGAAAATCCACAAACAGAACCTTTAAAGATTCAGCTTGACTACCTAAATGAACCTCAAGTTGAGGCACTTAATAATGCGGCTGCTTTCAAATTAAAAAATGAAATCTATGAAACTTGCCTAGAAATAATGCCTAATTTCTTTGAAAATCAGCCAGAAAGCAAAATTAGCCAATGGATGGAATTGCAACATAAAAAAGCGACAGAATTTGGTGTTATTAGTAATCGTAGCTATGCAATGTGGTATGTCATGGCTATGGAGTTTGGTAATGATTTTGCATCCAAACCACAAGGCATTTATCAAAGCTGGTTGGCATCGCAACCAAAGTACAAAGGGCTTCCAGCAGAAGTCAATATACAACATTTTTTTGATGAGCGTACCCAGCCTAGTGAAGCAGTAACAATGGAGATAGTATAA